The genomic window TTATTGGCAATTACTGAAACTAATGATCCTCATATTCTCTCTCTTTATGACACCGAAGCAGAAAACCAAAGAATTCAAATCTTTGAAGAATACGCCAATGGTGGCCTTGAACAATTACAAGAAGAATTAAAAGGCATTGTAGATTATTCAGAGCATTTATTATTATTGTTGAATTTAGAAAGATTCCCCAATAATACCACAGAAGAGGAATTTGATTTAACTCGATTTCTTTGAAAAATGGACTTTATTTTTTGATGATTATTCTTCTATTTTGATGATCAATAATCAGAGTATTTGTTGTATTTAATAATTATTTTAAGAAAAATAATGAATCCCAAAGAGAACAAAAAAGAATTGAGACAAAAAATAATAAAAAAACGAGAGAAATTATCAAAAATAGATTGGATGAATAAGAGCAATAAACTGTGTGAAAATCTACAAAATTATCCTTTATTGCAAAAATCTAAAACGATTCTAGCTTACTTTTCAGTTCGCCAAGAACCTAATTTAATTTCCCTATTTTCAACTGACTATAATTGGGGGTTTCCTCGCTGTGTAAAAAAGTCTTTAATCTGGCATTCTTGGCGCAGAGAAGATCCGCTTATACCTGGGAAATATGGCATTTTAGAACCGGCTGCGAATGCGCCTATTTTAACCCCTGAAAAAGTTGATTTAATCCTTGTTCCTGCTGTGGCTTGTGATTACAATGGTTATCGCTTAGGCTATGGTGGAGGTTTCTATGATCGCTTCTTAAATTCTCCTCAATGGCATTCTATTCCTACGATTGGCATTATCTTTGAATTTGCCCTATTACCTCAACTTCCTTACGAACCTTGGGATCAGAAATTACAAGCAATTTGTACAGAAAATGAAATCATAAGCATATCTACTTAAGCTTATCTATTAAGATTTATGAAGTTGCTTAGCAACTCAGAATGGTTTTGTTAATATGAATGATAACTATTCTTAAACTGTAGATTAACGGGTAAAAAATAGATTAATTTATACAGAAATTAGTAGTAAATCGAGGGATCTAAAAAAATTATGAAACATTTTAGAGATGAATGGATACAAGAATGGTGTGAAGAAAATGGATGGACAGATTTATTTAGGGAACGTTACAATCATTATTGGGCATTTCCTCCAGGTGCAGTGATGCCTGAACCCATTCCCTCTGAAGTATTACGATTCATTAAAGCAACAAAAGGCTTTTGCGCGGAAGAAAGAACCTGGTTAATTTCAGCTATTTTAGTCTCAATTATATCCGTTGTGTTGAGTTATTTCTTCAAAAATCCTATGCCCATTGTCTTTGCTTTTGCTTTTGCTGCTGTTACTTCGGCTAAGTTAGAAGTCGAAGAGATTTAAAAATAATTAATTATCTTAAATTATTCTCAAAATTCCTAACTACATACTAAGGTCTATCAGAGTCAAAATATTGTTGTAGATTAGACTTATTTTGTTCTCTATCAGACTCAAAATATTTCTGAATATTCTGTTTATTCTCCTCTTCTTTAGGCGGTTTCTCTTCAGCAGGTTTAGGAGGAATATGGGGGATCACTAAAGAAGGTTCTGAACCCTCTTGGTTAGTAGGTTCTTTGGGTTCTGACACTTGGGGAGGTGGTTCAACTGGAATAGGAACAACTTTAGTGGGTTCTGGAATAGGGGTTGAAGTCGGAGAAGGGGAAGCTTTTGGAGTAGGGGAAGGTTGTACGGTTGAGTTAGGAGAAGGTTCTAGAGTTGGGGTAGGAGTTGCTTCTAGTGTGGGGGAAGGTTCTAAAGTTGGGGTAGGAGTCGCTTCTAAAGTAGGAGATGACTGCGATCCTGGAGAACGCCTAACTGGTCGCCGAAGTGTCGGTCTGGGCTGGGAAAACTCTGGTTGAGAATTTTCTGGAACTTCTGGAGACTCAGGTGAAACCGAAGGGGAAGAAGTCGGTTGCGATCGCTCTTTCGTCCCTAACATGATCCCTAACATTAACCCTCCAATGATAGCACTGGCTGCCAAAAATGAACCTAAGGCTAACAAGGCCCAAGGGGTGTCTGTCTCTGTTTCTGTTGCTTCTGCTGGTAAGTTGGTAGGGATGGGAGTGTGGGTAGAACTTCTAGATAGAGATAAATTTTGTTGTCCAATGGCTATGGTAGCTGCCGTGGGAATAGTATGGGGAACCTGCAAAGCCTCTAACATTTCTTTAGCAGTAGAAAAGCGATCGCGAGGATGAAAACGAACCGCGCGATCAATGACGTTTCCCACATTAGACTGAATATCTGGGGCTTCTTTTCGCCATAACACCTCCCCAGTATTGGGATCAGTGGCTAAATATTGGGGGGTTTTTCCTGTGAGTAAAAACACCATGGTCAGTCCCAAACTATACAAGTCACTTGAATTTAGAGGACGACCGGCTGCTTGTTCGGAAGCCATGTAACCAGGGGTTCCCAGTCCGACAGAATAAGGCGTATTCCCATCCCCATGAATCATGGTAGCGACCGTTTCTTTAACAATACCAAAATCAATTAAAACAGGTTTTTTATCGTGACTGCGAATAATAATGTTATCTGGTTTAATATCACGGTGAATAATACGACGACTGTGGATATAGTCAAGAACGGGTAAAATACCTATTAATATCTCTCTAACTTGATTAGGTGACAAATTGCCTTGTCGTTGATGAATTTGGGTTAAGGTTTCTCCTTCGATCCATTCTTGTACTAAATAAAAATCTCCTCCTTCGGAAAAATAAGCGTATAATGTGGGAATTTGAGGATGTTTTTCCCCTAATTCTTCCAAAATAGCTGCTTCTTTGGCAAATCGTTCCTTTAACCAATCAGGAATAACAGGAGACTGAACCGCCGGTTTCAGTTGTTTGATCACACATTTTCTTTCTGAGGGCATATGGGTGTCAATGGCGAGAAATGTCTCCCCAAACCCCCCTTTTCCCAAGGTTTCAATGACTTGATAACGATTATTTAGTAATAATGACACGGTACCCCCTTTATTGCCCTAGTCAGACAATCAAGCTTTATTGTAGCTAATCCTCATCCGTAACTTGAGACTCATTTTCTCAATGTCAGCGAACTATTGTTTGCGGTAGTCCCATTAAAAACAGTGATCCTGGTTGAAAATATTAGCATTCTCAACACAAGGGACAATTTCACCGAATAAACTTGCCCACAAATATATGATTATTGTTTTACAGCGATTTTCAATTGAGTGGAAAATCTAGAAATCTAACTCCTGCCTCCTGCCTCAAAGCTAAATAGTTTATATTTTATGCAAATGAAAACTGGTGTTAGTTTTGAGACTCAACTATTTTTTAGCAATCACCCAAACGGCGTGAACAATACCAGGAATATAACCCAATAACGTTAACAAAATATTGATCCAGAACTGGGGTCCAATACCCACTTGTAGAAAAACACCCAGTGGAGGAAGGATAATGGCACAAATAATCCGAACGACATCCATATTTTTTCTTAGGTATATATACACTTGTGATTATTCATGAAACCAATTAGCTTGTCAAGATCATAATGTTAACTCTTTACTAGGGAAAAATTGTAATTTCAATAACAAATCATCAGTGATTTTCCTAATTGCCACATAAAAAATGAGTGTAGATAATTGGATTATCTCCAATAATAATAATAATATTGATTATGTCCTATTCACTATCTCCTCAAGAAAAGTCCAATACAACTTTATTTTCTTTATGTAATCAACGGAAACATCAACGGTATTATAATAGTCAAGGATCTTCGGTTGAACTACTGATTGATGGGCAAGAGATCAAACAATCTTTAAAAGGAATGATTATTGATGATTCTTTTAGTGGTTGTGGGTTAATTATTATCGGTGAGGAAAAGTTACATATTGGTCAATTATGTCGTTTAAGAATAAAGGGTATTGATTCCATTTTATGTCAAATTATTTGGTTAAGAAGATTAGAAAAATCCATTACTAGGATAGGCGTTAAATATTTGATTAAATCCGAGTAATTATGATTAATTAACTAAACAATAGAAAAGATAAATTTTTGAATATTTAAAATAAGCGAATTGAAAAAACTTGATTCATCCCTAAAGTTCTATAATTTAGGGATGAATAGCAACATGAGGATCAATGTAATCTCAGAAGGAGAAGGAGATATCCCTATTTACTTTAACGATTCTTATCGTCCAACAATCCTAATAATGGACCTAAGATAAATCCAAACACAAATCCTCCTGCATGGGCCCAATAAGCCACACCACCGCCTTCCATTCCTACATTAGTTTGAACATTTAAACTCGCAAAACCATAAATAGCTTGTTGCAAAAACCAAAATCCTAAAAAGAAGACTGCCGGAATTCTAATCGTTGTAATAAAAATTCCTAGAGGAATTAAGGTTAACACTTGCGCTTGGGGAAACCGTAAAATGTAAGCCCCCATCACCCCTGCGATCGCCCCACTAGCCCCCAAAGAAGGAACCTCAGAATAAGGGGCAAAATACCATTGACTTAAACCAGCTAATACCCCACAAGTGAGATAGAAAATCAAGTATTTAACATGACCTAATTTATCTTCAACGTTATTACCAAAAATCCACAAAAACAACATATTGCCTGCAATATGTAAAAAACCTGCGTGAAGAAATTGAGACGTAAATAAGGTCATCCATTCAGGAATGGGATGATAAAAATCGACTCCACTAAACCCTGCGGTTAATTGTTTAGGGACAATGGCATAATATTGAAAAAATTGCGATAGTTCCTCCGAACTTAAACTCAGTTCTTTGAAAAAAACTAAAACGTTAAGAATAATCAATCCATAAGTAACATAAGCTGTTCTTTGTGTGGGATTATTATCATTTAAAGGAACCATATTTGAGAATTTAGAATTTAGAATTTAGAAGTCAAAAATAAAATGATTAATTTTTTGACCCCAACTTAGCTTAACATTTCATTTGTGCTAGTTTCTAGGGAACAAAAAAAATCTCCCTAGACAAGCTAGAGAGAAGATTGTGAAAGTGAACTAAATTGCCTCTAAGGTTGGATTTAGAAGTAGATTGATCCACCCCAATAAGAATCTAATTTTGGTGCCACTAAAATATAACCAGACACATCATAAAGATCGTCTTCGGTGAAGTCTCTTAATTCTGGATAGATATCAGGGCGACTAACATTAACGTGTAATTCTGTATAGTCGTCTTCTCCGTCGTAACTGGTGGGATATTTTAAATAATCAACCAAACCTAATACATTATCACGGGGAGGTTCAGCCAGGGATAAGTCTTCTAATCCCAAACTAACATTATTATTGGTCTTAGTTTTTCCTTGTAAGTGACATTGGGTACATTCACGAATGAATAGTCTTTGACCATTTGTGATCTGTTCACTGGTTAGGGTGATTGTTTCCCCTTCTTCGTTTAAAGGAACTGTCCGAGTTTCCTCGGTTAATTCTAAGGCATTGGCGTTATGGATGGGAAATTGTAAAAAGAAAAAGATAGCAGCGATCGCCATCAGAATGAATCGTTTCACCATTGTTCTCCTGCAAATTATGATTTTGTGGGTATATTAATCTTTGCACGCATTACGGCAATATCAACGATACCATAATTCCTGATCCTTAAACTTCCCTTCTCTGGGGGGAATGGGGGATTTTTTCAGGGATAAAAATCGATTCTCTCCCCTAAGCAAACTTCATAATTCTTAAAAGAAACTTCTCATAAATGTCGGCTACTTGTGTCATTAATGGTTGGGAAAGGCCAGAAAAGACACCCATGTTAAAACTCTATCATTTGCCGATTTCCTTTAATTCTCGTCGTGTTTGGATTGCTTTACTGGAAAAAGGATTATCGTTTGAGTTAATTCCCATGAAACTCAACGGCGATCAACTAACTCCAGAATTTTTAGCCCTTAACCCTTTTCATCACATCCCTGTCCTGGTGGATGAAGCGTTTAGCCTCTTTGAATCCCTGGCTATCTTAGATTATCTCGAAGCGAAATATCCCACCCCTTCCCTAGTTCCTAGCGACCCCCAAGGATTAGGGACAGTTAAGATGATTAACTTAGTGACCCTGAATGAATTATTACCAGCAACAACCCCATTAATTCAGCATAGTATGGGATTTATTACCCTAGACGAACAGAGGATAGCCAACACTAAAGAAAAAGTTGCTGTCGTTCTCAACTTTTTTGAGACATCTCTCGGCGATCGCTCCTATATAGTTGGCAATACCTTAACGTTGGCTGACATTGTAGCAGGAACAATGGTGGGGTTTCTGCCTCAGATGGGTGTTTCTTTATCTGCCTATCCTCAATTAACCGCTTGGACAAAGCAATTAAGTCAACGGGAAAGTTGGCAACAAACGGAACCCCAACCAGAAGAAATTGACAAATTTCGAGAAACCATGAAGAAATTAATGGCTCAACGTGGTTCTTAAGCTAGAGAGTGATTATATACTCTTTTCCCTGATCTTCTTACCTCCTTACTGGTTTTTTGTTTCTAGTCTCGGATTAAAGTTCTTATGTATTGTTAACGAATTTCTGCAATAATTTAAGGTGGACTTTGTAGACGACTTAACTCTCTCGATGGAGGGAAAAGAAAATTTTAGTAATCTGCTTGTCTAAAACACGGTTGCCATCATATTCTTTTAAAACGTACAACCTGTAATTATCGCTGAGATTGACTTCTCAACCTATCAACTAACCTAGATCCATCCATCAATCGTTATGACACAAGTATCTGGTTCATCCGATGTCCCCGATATGGGGCGTCGCCAATTTATGAACTTACTCACCTTTGGAACCATCACCGGAGTCGCTGCTGGTGCTTTGTATCCTGTGGTGAAGTATTTTATCCCCCCTTCGAGTGGTGGTGCCGGCGGTGGTATTACTGCTAAAGATGCCCTCGGTAATGACATTATGGCTAGTAACTTTCTGGCTACTCATAATGGAGGCGATCGCGTTTTAGCTCAAGGGTTAAAAGGTGATCCCACTTACCTCGTGGTAGAAGGAGAAAATGCTATCGCTGACTACGGTATCAACGCCGTTTGTACTCACTTAGGCTGTGTAGTTCCTTGGAACGCCAGCGAAGACAAGTTTATCTGTCCCTGTCATGGTTCTCAATACAATGCTCAGGGTAAAGTGGTAAGAGGTCCTGCCCCTCTGTCTTTGGCTTTAGCCCATGTTAATGTGAGCGAAGACGATAAAGTGGTGTTCAGCGAATGGACCGAAACTGACTTTCGCACCGAACAAGATCCCTGGTGGGCTTAATTTCAGTGAATAGTGAACAGTAACCACTCAATTGAACGGGTCACTGGTAACCGATAACTGATAACGAATTAACTCCCCTTTACTGTTTAAGAATTACATAAATTTGACTGAGCAATGAGAATATCCGATTTTTCGGCAATTTGGTCTAAGGGTAAGCAAATTTTACTGCGATCGCTCTTGATCGTTGCAGCAACAGTTGCCTTATTCATAGGTAACGTACAAAGTGCTAATGCTTATCCTTTCTGGGCCCAAGAAACTGCCCCAGAAACCCCTAGAGAAGCGACAGGGCGAATTGTTTGCGCTAACTGTCACTTAGCAGAAAAAGCTGCTGAAGTAGAAATTCCTCAATCTGTTTTACCTGATACAGTATTTAAGGCTGTAGTAAAAATTCCTTACGATCTCGACTCCCAACAAGTTCTAGGAGATGGATCAAAAGGTGGCCTCAATGTGGGGGCTGTTTTAATGTTACCTGAAGGGTTTAAAATTGCTCCCGATGAGCGCATTCCTGAAGAAATAAAAGAAGAGATGGGTAGTGTCTACTTCCAGTCCTACAGCGAAGGTCAAGACAATGTGGTTCTCGTCGGTCCTTTACCTGGAGAACAATATCAAGAGATTATTTTCCCTATCTTATCTCCAGATCCCTCTAAGGATAAAAATGTTAACTTCGGTAAGTATCAAGTTCACTTAGGGGCTAACCGTGGCCGGGGTCAAATTTATCCCACAGGACAACCTAGCAATAATAACGTCTTCAAAGCCTCTAACGCTGGTACTATTAGCAAAATTACCGATCAAGAAGATGGTAGCTACATTGTCACTATTGCGACGGCAGAAGGAGATGTAGACGAAACGATCCCCGCAGGCCCTCAATTGATGGTTTCTGAAGGCATGGAAGTTGAAGCAGGACAAGCTTTAACCAATAATCCTAATGTGGGTGGTTTTGGACAAAAAGACACAGAAGTGGTTCTCCAAAGTCCTGGCCGCATTAAAGGATTAATTCTCTTCTTAGCTGGTATCATGTTAGCCCAAATTCTCTTAGTGATTAAGAAGAAACAAGTGGAACGAGTACAGGCTGCTGAAATGAACTTTTAATTAAGTTGGTTTAACCTTAGTGTTACTCTTCTAGTTGTAACAGACAGGTTTCCCCCTGTCTGTTCTTTTTATGCTTTAATAGTGATAATGATTCTTATTGTCGTTGTAGCCTTAATCTATGAAATCTTCTCAGAAGTGGTTATCAATGCTCCTTTTGACTACAATCCTAGGGATGAATAGTATCACAGGATGTAGTTCAAGCAATCCTGTCGACTCTGGGATTAATAAGAGTGACAATCAAGAACAAAGCAACAGTCAAGATCAATTAGACATTACGGTGAGTATCATTCCCCAGAAATATTTTGTTAAGAAAATTGGGGGCGATCTCGTTAGGGTGAATGTCATGGTAGAACAAGGGGTACTCCCTCATACCTATGAACCCAAACCTCAACAATTACAAGCGTTAAGTGAAGCGGAGGCTTATATTGGTATTGGGATTCCTTTTGAAACCGCATGGATGGATCGCATTAAGGAAGCAAACCCGAAAATGTTGATGGTTGACTCAACACAAGGAATTGATCGATTAACTATGATAGCCCATGATCACCATGAAGAAGAAGATCATGGTCACCATGAGGAAGAAACCACCCTTGATCCCCATGTTTGGTTATCTCCAAGATTGGTAAAAATTCAAGCACAAAAAATTTATGAAACTTTAGTGAAACTTGATCCGAAACATCAGGAAACATATCAAACTAATCTCAATAGTTTTTTACAAGAAATTGAGGAATTAGACCATCAAGTTAGGAATAACTTAGCTAACTTAAAACAACGTAAATTTATTGTTTTTCATCCAGCTTGGGGTTATTTTGCCGAGGAATATAACTTAACGCAAGTACCCATTGAAGTGGGGGGACAAGAACCTAGCGCATCAGAGTTAGGAGACTTAATAAAAGAAGCTAAAAAAGAGAATATAAAAGTTATATTTGCTCAACCAGAATTAAGTAGTCAAGCTGCCAAAACCATTGCTAAAGAAATTAACGGAGAAGTCTTATTAATTAGTCCTACTGCTGCTGATTGGTCTAACAACTTACTAGAAGTTTCTCAAACCTTTGCCAAAGTGTTAAAAGAAGAAAATAATCAATAGTATAAATTTATGAAAACTGAAGTCATTAATCTTAGTCATGTTTGGGCAAAATATAATCATAGAAATCCTATTTTAGAAGACATTAACTTGACTATTTATGAAGGGGATTTTGTCGGATTAATTGGTCCCAATGGAGGAGGTAAAACAACTTTATTTAAAGTGTTATTAGGACTGATAAAACCCTATCAAGGAACTGTAAAAATTTTAGGTAATACTGTTAGTAAAGGAAGACGTTATATCGGTTATGTTCCTCAATTGGTAGAATTAGATCGAGAGTTCCCTGTGCGTGTCGCTGATGTTGTACGGATGGGAAGACTCGGAAAACGGCGATTATTGCAGCGTTATACCCCTCAAGATGAAATTATCGTCAATCGTACCTTAGAACAGGTAGGAATGATAGAATTACGCAATCGCCCTATTGCTGAATTATCCGGTGGCCAACGTCAACGAGTCTATATTGCGCGAGCATTGGCATCAGAACCCCGTATACTATTATTAGACGAACCAACGGCTAGTGTTGATCCCCAACGACAAACCAGCATTTACGAGTTATTGAAAGAATTAAATCAATTGATTACTATTGTTATGATTTCTCATGATATTGGGGCAATTTCAGCTTATGTCAAAACCGTAGGATGTCTTAACCATCGCCTCTTTTTTCATGGTGATCCTCCTCTGAGTACCGAAACAATAGAACAAACTTATCAATGTCCTGTGGATTTGATCGCACATGGGGTTCCTCATCGGGTCCTTTCTAACCATGATTGTCCCTTACATTATCATGAATAATTGATATGTTATAGGAGGTAATATAAAAATGAATTTGAGTATTATTAATGTTAGAAACACTTTGGGAATCATTACAATTTGATTTCATGAGAAATGCTCTTTTTGCAGGGATATTAGTTAGTATTGCTTGTGGAATTATTGGCACGTTTGTTGTCATTAATCGCATTGTTTTTATTAGTGGAGGTATTGCTCACGCTGCGTATGGTGGTATTGGCTTAGGATATTTTTTTAAGATTAATCCTATTTTTGGAGCAATTTTTTTTGCTTTACTTTCTGCTTTAGGTATGGGTTTAGTAGTGAGAAAAACAGAACAAAGGGCTGACAGTTTGATAGGGGTAATGTGGGCTGTAGGGATGGCGATCGGTATTATTTTAATTGATTTAACGCCAGGATATAAAGCGGATTTAATGAGTTATTTATTTGGGAGTATTTTAACCGTTTCTCAAGAAAATTTAATGATCATGTTGGTTTTAGATGTCATTATTGTGTTGGTTGTTAGTTTATTTTATAAAGAATTTTTAGCCATTTCTTTTGACCCCACCTTTGCTATGACTCGTAATGTTCCTGTGGATAGTTTATATTTATTATTAGTCGGTGCGATCGCTTTAACGGTGGTGATGGTAATGCAGGTTGTGGGGTTAATATTAGTGATTGCATTGTTGACTATTCCGGCTGCGATCGCTGGTCAATTTTTGAAAGACATAAAATATATTATGTTAGTTTCTATTGTATTGGGGATGTTATTTACAACGGTAGGATTAATGATATCTTATTTCTTTAACGTAACATCTGGGGCGACTATTATTTTAGTTTCTGGGACTGCTTATTTAATTAGTTTAGGGGTAAAAACCTTACAAATTTAGTTTTATTTACCTTGTGCTATAGTTCACCAGAAGGTATAAAACAAGGAAGACAAGAAGGTAAATTAGCTGCTAAAATTGCCTCTATTCCTCGGTTAGTCACATTAGAATTAAGTGTAGAACAAATTGCTCAAGCATTATAGTTAGAGATTGAACAAGTTAGAAACATTGTTAAACTAATTAATAAGCAATCTTGAAGAGATCCGCACTTACTTCGTTTCTCTCCTAGTCCGCAGTGCGCCTATTATAATTGACAAAATACTGTGAAAACTGACAGCATTTTTTATCAACTGTTTCAAACGTTTTTACAAATTGCCATTAATTAGTCGTCAGGAGATAGAAAAAATGTTTAGTTTAAGTGATCTTAGAGAAACCAAAGTGTATCAAGAAGCATTAGAAGAAGGAATAGAAAAAGGGATAGAACAGGGAATAGAACAAGGAAGACAAGAGGGAGAGTTAGCGGCTAAAATTGCCTCTATTCCTCGCTTAGTCGCATTAGGTTTAACTATAGAACAAATTGCTCAAGCATTAGAATTAGACATTGAACAAGTTAGTAACATTGTCGAATCTAATAAATAAGTGAATGCCGATTTCTTGAATAGTTAACAATTAATATTATTCTAATTCCGAACTCCGAACCCTGAACTCCCGTTAATAAACATTCGTTACAAATGCTATAACACCGGCCACCCCCAATGATACGCTAAACAATGCACGCTTATTACTGGGGAAGCCATAATGACAGGAGCTAACGATACACCCTATCTCCTTCGTGCTGCACGAGGAGAAATCTTAGATCGTCCACCAGTTTGGATGATGCGACAAGCTGGACGCTACATGAAAGTATATCGGGATTTACGGGATAAATACCCCAGTTTTCGTGAAAGATCCGAAAATCCTGACCTTGCCATCGAAATTTCTCTGCAACCTTGGCGAGCATTTCAACCGGATGGGGTCATTATGTTCTCTGATATTTTAACCCCGTTACCTGGGATGGGTATACCTTTCGATATTGTCGAAAGCAAAGGGCCCGTTATTGATCCACCCATTCGCACTAAAGAACAAGTGGATAACTTACGTCCTTTAGATCCAGAAGAATCCTTACC from Crocosphaera subtropica ATCC 51142 includes these protein-coding regions:
- a CDS encoding DNA phosphorothioation-associated protein 4 — encoded protein: MAVNRIRIGKDKGELVQSLVDFNGGVGPFQTYADVITFAATLGAKYNKRIPLNIISKEPAPISLEIFVSRGYDAVIKLLAITETNDPHILSLYDTEAENQRIQIFEEYANGGLEQLQEELKGIVDYSEHLLLLLNLERFPNNTTEEEFDLTRFL
- a CDS encoding 5-formyltetrahydrofolate cyclo-ligase codes for the protein MNPKENKKELRQKIIKKREKLSKIDWMNKSNKLCENLQNYPLLQKSKTILAYFSVRQEPNLISLFSTDYNWGFPRCVKKSLIWHSWRREDPLIPGKYGILEPAANAPILTPEKVDLILVPAVACDYNGYRLGYGGGFYDRFLNSPQWHSIPTIGIIFEFALLPQLPYEPWDQKLQAICTENEIISIST
- a CDS encoding serine/threonine-protein kinase, translating into MSLLLNNRYQVIETLGKGGFGETFLAIDTHMPSERKCVIKQLKPAVQSPVIPDWLKERFAKEAAILEELGEKHPQIPTLYAYFSEGGDFYLVQEWIEGETLTQIHQRQGNLSPNQVREILIGILPVLDYIHSRRIIHRDIKPDNIIIRSHDKKPVLIDFGIVKETVATMIHGDGNTPYSVGLGTPGYMASEQAAGRPLNSSDLYSLGLTMVFLLTGKTPQYLATDPNTGEVLWRKEAPDIQSNVGNVIDRAVRFHPRDRFSTAKEMLEALQVPHTIPTAATIAIGQQNLSLSRSSTHTPIPTNLPAEATETETDTPWALLALGSFLAASAIIGGLMLGIMLGTKERSQPTSSPSVSPESPEVPENSQPEFSQPRPTLRRPVRRSPGSQSSPTLEATPTPTLEPSPTLEATPTPTLEPSPNSTVQPSPTPKASPSPTSTPIPEPTKVVPIPVEPPPQVSEPKEPTNQEGSEPSLVIPHIPPKPAEEKPPKEEENKQNIQKYFESDREQNKSNLQQYFDSDRP
- a CDS encoding YqaE/Pmp3 family membrane protein, whose product is MDVVRIICAIILPPLGVFLQVGIGPQFWINILLTLLGYIPGIVHAVWVIAKK
- a CDS encoding PilZ domain-containing protein, with the translated sequence MSYSLSPQEKSNTTLFSLCNQRKHQRYYNSQGSSVELLIDGQEIKQSLKGMIIDDSFSGCGLIIIGEEKLHIGQLCRLRIKGIDSILCQIIWLRRLEKSITRIGVKYLIKSE
- a CDS encoding rhomboid family intramembrane serine protease, translating into MVPLNDNNPTQRTAYVTYGLIILNVLVFFKELSLSSEELSQFFQYYAIVPKQLTAGFSGVDFYHPIPEWMTLFTSQFLHAGFLHIAGNMLFLWIFGNNVEDKLGHVKYLIFYLTCGVLAGLSQWYFAPYSEVPSLGASGAIAGVMGAYILRFPQAQVLTLIPLGIFITTIRIPAVFFLGFWFLQQAIYGFASLNVQTNVGMEGGGVAYWAHAGGFVFGFILGPLLGLLDDKNR
- the psbV gene encoding photosystem II cytochrome c-550 produces the protein MKRFILMAIAAIFFFLQFPIHNANALELTEETRTVPLNEEGETITLTSEQITNGQRLFIRECTQCHLQGKTKTNNNVSLGLEDLSLAEPPRDNVLGLVDYLKYPTSYDGEDDYTELHVNVSRPDIYPELRDFTEDDLYDVSGYILVAPKLDSYWGGSIYF
- a CDS encoding glutathione S-transferase family protein produces the protein MSATCVINGWERPEKTPMLKLYHLPISFNSRRVWIALLEKGLSFELIPMKLNGDQLTPEFLALNPFHHIPVLVDEAFSLFESLAILDYLEAKYPTPSLVPSDPQGLGTVKMINLVTLNELLPATTPLIQHSMGFITLDEQRIANTKEKVAVVLNFFETSLGDRSYIVGNTLTLADIVAGTMVGFLPQMGVSLSAYPQLTAWTKQLSQRESWQQTEPQPEEIDKFRETMKKLMAQRGS
- the petC gene encoding cytochrome b6-f complex iron-sulfur subunit is translated as MTQVSGSSDVPDMGRRQFMNLLTFGTITGVAAGALYPVVKYFIPPSSGGAGGGITAKDALGNDIMASNFLATHNGGDRVLAQGLKGDPTYLVVEGENAIADYGINAVCTHLGCVVPWNASEDKFICPCHGSQYNAQGKVVRGPAPLSLALAHVNVSEDDKVVFSEWTETDFRTEQDPWWA
- the petA gene encoding cytochrome f yields the protein MRISDFSAIWSKGKQILLRSLLIVAATVALFIGNVQSANAYPFWAQETAPETPREATGRIVCANCHLAEKAAEVEIPQSVLPDTVFKAVVKIPYDLDSQQVLGDGSKGGLNVGAVLMLPEGFKIAPDERIPEEIKEEMGSVYFQSYSEGQDNVVLVGPLPGEQYQEIIFPILSPDPSKDKNVNFGKYQVHLGANRGRGQIYPTGQPSNNNVFKASNAGTISKITDQEDGSYIVTIATAEGDVDETIPAGPQLMVSEGMEVEAGQALTNNPNVGGFGQKDTEVVLQSPGRIKGLILFLAGIMLAQILLVIKKKQVERVQAAEMNF
- a CDS encoding metal ABC transporter solute-binding protein, Zn/Mn family yields the protein MNSITGCSSSNPVDSGINKSDNQEQSNSQDQLDITVSIIPQKYFVKKIGGDLVRVNVMVEQGVLPHTYEPKPQQLQALSEAEAYIGIGIPFETAWMDRIKEANPKMLMVDSTQGIDRLTMIAHDHHEEEDHGHHEEETTLDPHVWLSPRLVKIQAQKIYETLVKLDPKHQETYQTNLNSFLQEIEELDHQVRNNLANLKQRKFIVFHPAWGYFAEEYNLTQVPIEVGGQEPSASELGDLIKEAKKENIKVIFAQPELSSQAAKTIAKEINGEVLLISPTAADWSNNLLEVSQTFAKVLKEENNQ
- a CDS encoding metal ABC transporter ATP-binding protein — encoded protein: MKTEVINLSHVWAKYNHRNPILEDINLTIYEGDFVGLIGPNGGGKTTLFKVLLGLIKPYQGTVKILGNTVSKGRRYIGYVPQLVELDREFPVRVADVVRMGRLGKRRLLQRYTPQDEIIVNRTLEQVGMIELRNRPIAELSGGQRQRVYIARALASEPRILLLDEPTASVDPQRQTSIYELLKELNQLITIVMISHDIGAISAYVKTVGCLNHRLFFHGDPPLSTETIEQTYQCPVDLIAHGVPHRVLSNHDCPLHYHE